Part of the Lagenorhynchus albirostris chromosome 19, mLagAlb1.1, whole genome shotgun sequence genome, TAGCTCCACGAGAGCAGAGACTCCTCTGTCTCATCTACAGCCGTATTTTCGGGGCCTTGAATAGCGTCTGTACATAGCAGGTGATCAAAAATacctgttggggcttccctggtggcgcagtggttgagagtccgcctgccgatgcaggggacgcgggttcgtgccccggtccgggatgatcccacatgccgcggagcggctaggcccgtgagccatggccaatgagcctgcgtgtccggagcctgtgctccgcaacaggagaggccacaacagtgagaggcctgcgtaccgcaaaaaaaaccccccaaaaaaccagtTGTATGAATGACTGTTGTACTGCAAAGAATTTGTGTGCTCTCTGTGACTCCCCCCTCGGGGGACGGaccatttttcctctctgtgttGTCATCACTGTACACAGGGTAGGGCTGAGTAAATGCTAGAGTGAATAAAGTAGATGAAGTTCAGGTTTGGAGAGGCAGAAAACTAAAGGTTGGTGGACCTGAGCGAAGGTGGAGGTGATGGCAGAGAACCCTGGTCCTTGAAGCTGGGGGTGAGTTGTGTCTGTAGGTGGGAATCCCAGGTGCCCCGGGGCCATGCAGGTGGCCGGATGTGGTTTGGAAAATGAAGGCAAATGCGGGGCTGGTGGCTCTGCCAGTAACACCCTCAGTGATCTCAAGGCAGCCCCTTTCACTCGGGGCCTGGGTCCTACGTGGACCAACTACCCCGGCCGCGGCTGCCCAGTTCCGAGCAGCTGGCCCGGGCAcaccctcccctcttcccagggAAAGGCACCACTTCAGTTTTTGTGCCTCCCCGCTTGCCCCCAAGCAGCGTCAGCTTCTCTGTTAGGAAAGCTCACCCCTTTGGTAAAAGTAGAAAAGCCCTCACAGAGGGCAGagggctttttttccttctcttttttttcacagCTCACAATAGTGTGTATTTGTTCAGCCATGTTTTATGAGAAACACCCAAAGTTCTGGTCTTCAGTGGCTTTGTTAACCGGGACAGACCCTGCAGAACTAtcactttgtttcattttggtgCAGATGTATACATGTCCCAACCTGGgattctctcttctccatccccaGGGTCCTGGCTCAGGCCTTGGGCTCTTGGCCTAGACcatcccccagcctcctcccagctgccccacctccagcctctaCTGCTCCAGTCCATCCCCCACCATGTTagtccccccctccccctgccttaaAGTCCCTCTGTGGCTCCCTCAGGATAAGGTCTGGCCATTCACGTGACATCGGTGGCTCTGCCAGCTTCTCCCATCACATCACATGGCACCATACATGAATGTGGTCAcaggtccccaagaccaccctcagcTTCTGTGATTTGCTGGAAGGACAGATCACAACTCAGCAAAGCTGTTAtagttatggtttattacagcaaaACCAAAACAGGGTAAAATCAGTAAGGGGAGAAGGTATTCGGGGCAGAGTCCAGGAGAGACCAGGTGGAAGCTTCCAGTTGTCTTCTCCCAGGGGAGTCACACAGACAGGGCTTAATCCTTCCTCCAGCAGCAATGTGAGCACACACGGGACGttgcccaccagggaagccttgctgTCCAGGGTGGTTTTAGCTACAGTCATGCAGGCACCGTGTCACCTTCGTTATTCAGCCTCTAGCCCCCTCACAGGGCAAGCTGATGCCGTGTGGCCCAAGGCCCACCTTAGAGACACTCTGTCAGGCAGGATGCTCCAAGGGCTTGGAGGTTCCCTCCCCAGAGCCGGGCAAGGGCCAGTCCTTTCTTTGGAATGTGCAGGGTTCAGCCCTGCCCCGCGCACGTTCTCCCTCCAGCCCATGCCGACAGCGTACTCAGGCCCCAGAGCCACACCTGCTGGtcagcctctctctgcctccaccCAGACCCTCCTCCCTGTCTCCGGGCTGACCCCTCGTCCTTCAACGCTCAGCTCAGGCATCCGCTCCCACTACCTGTGACCCAGCCTTGCCCCTGCCTGCAGCCCTGGTACTGAAAACCCGACGTTTGCCGCGTCTCTGGCTGCCTTCAGGGTTTAGGTCATCTCGCTGGGCCTCACTCTCCTCGTTCGTCAGATGGACCTGCTGTCAGGAATAAGTGAGCCGTAACACACAGGGTGGGCTGGATCAGGACGTGTTCACCACTCCTTAGTAGGTCCCTGGCATCCAACGTGTTGGAAACAGATGAGGCGTTTAATAAATATAGAACCGTTAAACCAGACAAGGCCCCATGGGAGATTGTTTTTCTTGTGGTATAAAAAGCAAAGAACTTTCTATAAatgcttttctgaaaattttagcTGCAGCTTATAAATAGCAGAAGCTCTCTCGAGTGAGGTCTTGAGAACTGAGACACGTGGGTGTAACAGTTCAGATGCTTCTGGCTGCTGGTAGCAGACCCAGCTCGAGGTGGCTCTGCAGTGAGCCGGGGGGTGTGAGCGTCTCTCGAGCAAGAAGGGAACTGGTGCAGGGCCGGGCGCCGGTGGTCCCAGAGGCTAAGGCACTTGCTGTGGCGAGAGTGAAGAGAGGCCTTTGTCAGAAGCCCCCAGAAGAGCTTTGTAAAAAGGCCAAGGTCATGATCCCGCCCCTGGAGAGAGACTGATGTTGGTGGTCTGATCAGCTTACATTTTGAGTGTATGTCCCAGGAGGTGGTGGGTCGGAGGCAGCCAGTTGAGGTCTGCTGGCTCAGACCAGGCAGGCGCACTGGGAGGGCGGGCGGCCCCGGGCCTCTCTCCCCAGAAGCACATGGCTGTGTGGAGGAGGCCGAACAAAACCAGGGGTCTGCGGTGGAAGGTGGAGGGGCAGCTACCTACGcagagggaagaggagacaggACTGGCGGATGCCTTCTCTGGGCCAGGCACGCAGCCCCTGTCATGACCGTGTTTATTCTTCAACGTGTGAGGGGAGTATCCTCattacaggtgggaaaactgaggcacagagcggtTCAGGAGACACCTGCGCCGGGCCCCACAGCTAGTGAGTAGCAGGAGCAGAGTTCAAGCCCAGGTCTTTTCTTCGTGCTCGGAGACCAACTTCGTGTCTGGAAACAGGGAGCTGTCTTGCAGCTGCttttaaatggaaggaaaataagcacatgagGGTGTGGGGTGGAAGCTGGGTGCAGAACAGCCGCCATGCCCCCAAAGCAGGGCTGCTTGCCCTGTAGCCAGGATGGTGGGGGGTGCCCATTTGATGAAGTAGAGATGAAGAGGGCTTTTCAGTGCAGGGGCGGGGCTCTAGGGCCCACCGTGGGTGACTTCCGTCTGagcctctcctcccccatctGTGCGCTGTGGCCATCATCCCGAGGACCTCGTAGGACAGGTGTGAAGTTGGCTGAGGAGGGGGTACGTATCACAGTGCTGTCGGGGCTGCCCCAGCACCACTCTCATTTTGACGCTGGAATGGATCATGCAGCCTGAGGCCCGCTGAAGAGTGGCAGCTGACCGTGAGTTCGTGTTAAACTTGAGGTCAGCCACAACCTCCAGGTCTTTTTCCTAAGCACTTCACAGCTGGTTTCACACCCACCCCcggcctccctcccttcctcaccaGCTTCCAGGGGCTCGCCCCAGAGTGACGGTGCAGCGTGTGCCTGTGTGCAGCGACCGAGGTCATTAACACCATACCCACCTCCTTCCCGACTCAGCCATACTTCAGTGTCGTAGGGGCCACTCGCACTTCCCTGATGAGGGAGCTGAGTCTCAGGGAGCCCTGGGGAGTCACGGGGTCCCCCTTCATATCCGTCAGACACTTTCTACTCCCCAACTGTATTCGTGTCTTATATGGCTGTTCacacaaattatcacaaacttattagcagcttaaaacaatgcaCATTTATTCTCTGTATTTACGGACATCAGAGTCCAAAATCAttctcactgggctgaaatcaaggagAGCTGGTTCCTACTGGAGACTCCAGGGGAGAttccttttccttgccttttccagcttctaaaggccacctgcattccttggcttatggcacCTTCCTCTATCTCCAAGTTAAAAATGCGttactccagtctctgcttccatcttcagaTGGTCTCTTCTCTAGTCAAATCTCTTTCTGCCTCAATTTTATAAGGACACTCATGGTGACATTTAGGGCCCACTGTTTAACCCAGGATTATCTccccatttcaagatccttaatttaatcacatctgaaaaTTCCTTCTGCCGCATACGGTAGTATATTCCCGGGTTCCAGGGAGTAGGACATGggtgtctttatattttatatatatatatatataaatttatttatttgtttgtggccgcgttgggtctttgttgctgcgcacaggctttctctagttgtggcgagcgggggctactcttcgttgtggtgcgcgggcttctcattgcggtggcttctcttgttgcggagcacgggctctaggtgtgcgagcttcagtaattgtggcacatgggctcagtagttgtggcttgtggactctagagtgcaggctcagtagttgtggcgcacgggcttagttgctctgcagcatgtgggatcttcccagaccagggctcgaacccgtgttccctgcattggcaagcggattcttaaccactgtgccaccagggaagtctgacatGGGTGTCTTTAGAGGACCACATCTTTGGTCCTGACCTGGCATGGTGTTATTTACACATGCCGACTCCCCTGCTTCCTTTAGCCCAGCCTGTGGTGTacatcccctccccacacccaagTCACCTTTGGGGCAAGACAAGGTGTGATTGAGCACCAGCCTAGGGGAGGTTTGTTTAATTCAGTCACCCTATCTGTCCCACTCGAACTGTGATTCTAGAATCTGGCTACACAAGTTCGCTGGTTCTTCAGAGTATATTTACACCCTGTAGTATGAAGGTTTCTTTCAAAAACCAAGCTTATCAATTATGTGTCTATCATACAGATGGAATGAACATTTGGAAGCTACTGCAAATTAGCAAGGAGACCATCCACCTGTACTCCCACCAGCCAAAGACAGCCCCCAGTCACATGTCGGTGTATTTCTTTCCAACCCTCTTTGTCAGAGTAGTTCTGTTTTTCCACAGCTAAGATCACACTGCAGTAGTAAATTTGCATTCTACtttcctttgttgtcatttcctgCGTTTCTTTAATATAGTTAGAGGCCGTGTCAGTGGGTATAATGCAGATCTTCCCTTATATCTGATACCTAATTGATCCCTTAATTCTGTGCAGGGAAACGCCCTGTCATCTGGTGCCCGCGCTGGGTGAGGAGCTTCGTGGATCAGGCCCATGGCCTGGGGTCAGCTCCTGATAGGTCACCGCAGCCCTCTgagcccagtttcctcatcttggaCGTGGGGACATAACCCCTCCCGCCAGACAGTAGTGAGAGATCGTGTCCCTGAGCAGCCCGCCTGACGGTTGGTGCTCAGCGTGTGATCACTCAGGCCCACTGACCTTTTCCTCTCCAAGTCACCTTTGACTTTCCAGCTAACAGATGGCTCTGCTCAGAGCTTTTTCAGTTAGAAATTACGGAACTCAGTCAGCTTAAACTGAACAGGGCGTGCTGGCTCGTGGCACTTCTGAGGAAGACAGAGTGGGGCTGCTGAGCAGGACTGGATTTTCTGGGTCTCgcgctctctcccctccctccctcctgtgctCTCTCTGGTGGCAGCTCATCACCTCCCGGTGCTCATCCTCTGTGCCCTGCACCTGCAGGTGGAGGAGGCCCCTCTGTAGCACCTGGAGAGAAACCCGGGGGAGATCTCTTGGCCGACTCGTGTCTCCATGTCCCCTTAAACCAGTCTCTGCGGCCGGGGACAGCAAGCGCACTGATTGATCACTCGGGTCTCGTGCCCACCCCTGAGTTAGAAGGAGGGCGAGGGACTGCGCCAACATGCCCTGCATCCTCCTAAATGGTGTGGGGTATGCGCAGGGAGGGGCTTTGGCACCCAAGGCCCTGGCGTACGGCTCAGCTTCCCGGGGCCCGTCTCTCTGTGAGGTCCAGAAGGGCACGTGGGGGGTGGCACTGTGCCTAATCAGCCTACCCCCACCCACTTGCAGTCAGCAGGGAGGCCTGCGGAGCAGGTCCCAAAGGCGCTTGTGTGCCTCTAGCCCCGCTCGCCAGAAGCGCCTCGAATCCGACCTCCTCCTCAGGGGCTGAGGTCGGTTCAGGCGCCCGCTCTTCGGCCTTCCCCTCCTTGGCAGCAGGGCTCCCGCTGGTGCTGGCTGTGGCCATGAGTGGCCCAAGCACCTCCAGCTCCTAGTGCCTGACCCCCGGGACGGGCTGTGCATCCCGATCCTTCTTTACTAGTTTAGCAGGGCCTGGTTAGGCTACACATTGAGAAGAGGATGGGTGGCTGCTTAATCAGAATTATCGAGTCCTGCCACCCTGCAGACGGATCCGTCATACCGCTGAGGTTGCCTTTCCAAAACTGtcatctgatcatgtcacttcctCTGCTTTGAAAAATCTTTCCAAGGTTGCAGACACCGGTGGATTTGCTTTGGGAGCCGGAGTAGCTGCTGCCACCAGAGTCTGGAGCCATGAGCGGGTTTAATTTTGGAGGCACTGGGGCCCCCACAGGCGGGTTCACCTTTGGCGCTGCAAAGACAGCAACAACCACGCCTGCTACGGGGTTTTCTTTCTCCACGTCTGGCACCGGCGGGTTTAATTTTgggactccctcccagccagccacGAGCACCCCTTCCACCAGCCTGTTCTCACTCACCACCCAGGCTCCAGCGACACAGACCCCAGGATTCAGTTTTGGAACCACAACTCCTACAGCAGGAGCAACCGGATTTTCCTTAGGGATCAACAGCCCAAAGCTAAACTTGAGCGGCACAGCTGCCACCCCAGCCACGACGCAGCCCAGCGGCTTTGGGCTCGGCGGCAGCACCCTCACCAATGCCATCTCGAGCGCCGTCACGTCAGCCCAGGGCACGGCGCCCACCGGCTTTGTGTTTGGCCCTACCACCACGTCTGCTGCTCCGTCCACCACACCTGGGGGCTTCTCGTTCACGGGTGGAGGCACGTCCCAGACCGGGACCTCCGGCTTCAACATTGGCTCCATGGGGAGTTCGGCCCAGCCCACGGCCCTCACCGGGCTGCCCTTCACACCGGCCACGCCAGTGGCCACTGGAGCAGGGGCCACACAGCCGGCTGCTTCCGCACCCACCGCCACTACCGCCAGTGCTGGGCCCTCGCTCTTTGCCTCGCTGGCAAACGCTCCAGCCTCGTCTGCTGCCACCGGGCTCTCCCTTGGTGCCCCAGCCACCACGGCAGGGACGCCTGGAGTGGGGACGTTGGGCTTCAGCCTGAAGGCCCCTGGAGCAGCTTCCACCACCTCCACGGCAACgaccaccaccgccaccactgccaccaccggCTTCTCCTTGAATATAAAACCACTGGCTCCAGCTGGGATCCCCAGCAACACAGCGGCCTCCGGGACCGCCCCAGCCGGCCCCAGTGCAGCCACCG contains:
- the NUP62 gene encoding nuclear pore glycoprotein p62, yielding MSGFNFGGTGAPTGGFTFGAAKTATTTPATGFSFSTSGTGGFNFGTPSQPATSTPSTSLFSLTTQAPATQTPGFSFGTTTPTAGATGFSLGINSPKLNLSGTAATPATTQPSGFGLGGSTLTNAISSAVTSAQGTAPTGFVFGPTTTSAAPSTTPGGFSFTGGGTSQTGTSGFNIGSMGSSAQPTALTGLPFTPATPVATGAGATQPAASAPTATTASAGPSLFASLANAPASSAATGLSLGAPATTAGTPGVGTLGFSLKAPGAASTTSTATTTTATTATTGFSLNIKPLAPAGIPSNTAASGTAPAGPSAATGVSASPAMTYAQLESLINKWSLELEDQERHFLQQATQVNAWDRTLIENGEKITTLHREVEKVKLDQKRLDQELDFILSQQKELEDLLSPLEESVKEQSGTVYLQHADEEREKTYKLAENIDAQLKRMAQDLKDIIEHLNTSGGPADTSDPLQQICKILNAHMDSLQWIDQNSALLQRKVEEVTKVCEGRRKEQERSFRITFD